Within the Nicotiana tabacum cultivar K326 chromosome 11, ASM71507v2, whole genome shotgun sequence genome, the region AAATCAGGGGACTTTGTTTTAATTATTACAGTTTATGTCGATGACATTCTCATTACAAGAAATCATCCCACTGAATTAGTAAAACTTAAAGCCTTTCTACATTCTGAATTTAAGATTAAGGAACTTGGACCACTTCATTACTTTCTGGGATTGGAAATATTACGAGAAAAAGAGGGACTGATTATCACACAAAGGAAGTTTACAATGGACTTACTTAGTGAGTTTGATTGCTCCAGCAAGCCAGTTGTCTCTTCTCCTCTAAATGCTTCCTCCAAATTGATTGCATACTCTGGATTTCCTTCAACTGATGGTACTACTTATAGCCGCCTTGTTGAGAAGCTTAATTACCTCACTCACACAAGATCGAGCCTTTCGTTTGTTGTTTTGATTCTTAGTCAGTATATGCAAATGCCTTGTCTTGATCACTTCACACCACCTTTACATGTTCTTCGCTATGTTCGATCAAACCCAACACAAGGGTTCTTTTTGAATGCAACACTCTCCTTCTCGCTCATGGCCTTTTGTGATAGCGATTGGGCATCTTGCCACGACACTCGTCGCTCTGTCAGTGGTTTCTTCATCAGTATGGGTGGGTCTCTTATTTCTTGGAAGTTCAAAAAACAAGCATCCATTTATCTATCCTTTACGGAAGCAGAGTATAGATCCATGAGACGCCTTGTCGCTAAATTGACTTGGCTCACCCGACTTCTGGTAAATCTGTCTATTCCACCTCCAATTCTACTACCCGTCTTCTCTGATAGTCAGGCTGCAATACATATCGCCCGGAACTCCCTGTTTCATGAACGAACGAAACACGTTGAATTAGGTTGCCACTTTGTCAGAGAACAATTTCTCTCTTGCCTTATCTATCTCTCTTTTGTGCTTTCAAAATCTCAACTTGTAGGTCTATTCACTGAGCCCTTATCTGGGCCTTCTCATCGCTTGATTCTTGGCAAGTTGGATGTCTCCTCActcccctccaacttgaggggatGTTGGAAATCAATCGTCTCATTCTCTCATCTCTCAATAAGAATTGAAAAGAGAAAGGTTTGAGctcaaagaagaaaaggaaaagacaaCGATTTCGGACATAACAAAGAGTTCAGACTTAGATTTAAATCTCATATTAAAGGAGCTGACATGTGACTTCATCTCAGAGCACAAAGGCACACATAAGCAATTAAATCCTAGTCGTTCATGCTATGCACATGGTGCATTAAATCCTAGCTATTCAAACAATGATCATCACAGTTGTGCCAAATTATCTTCTTTAGAAGCTTCTCACATGGGTAAAGAAATTGACAAATTATCTTCTTTAGTCAGTTAGTCTATCAAAGTTAGTAAGGCTGTgtacaatagacctttgtggGTTCGGTCCTTTTccggaccccgcacatagcggTAACTTAGTGCATCGGGCTGTCATTTTTTATATAGCTATTTacattctttttgtattttttctttctagACAAGCTTGTATAAATACATAGCAAAATTCTCCCAATCTTCTCTGAATTCTAACATGCTCTGCACATGGACGTTTGTGATATTATCCTTGGTTGATATTTCTATTCCATTTTGATTAAACTTATCCCAGTTCCAAAATCAAAACTCCTAATGTTCTCTATCTACATatcctttttttcaattttcctcgGTTTTCTACTTTACTTCATCCACCTGCGATGGAAGGCGGAGCCGGAAAATGTTCACCGGAAACTTCCACCGGGACCACGAGGTCTTCCGATAATCGGCAATCTCCACATGCTAGGTACCCTCCCTCATCGTACCCTATACGATCTATCCAAAAAATACGGTCCAATAATGTTCCTAAAGCTCGGAAATGTTCCAATGGTTGTGGTTTCATCGCCGGAAACCGCCGAGCTTATACTCAAGACACACGACGCCGTTTTCGCAAGCCGCCCAAAGCTTAAGGCGGTGGAGTACTTAAGCGACGGTACTAAGGGTTTGGCTTTTGCTCCGTCCGGTCCACAGTGGCGTAACGCTCGGAAATTCTGCACACAAGAGCTGCTCACGGCGAATAAAATTGAGTCTTTTGCTAGGATGAGgaaagaggaaattggggtttTGGTGCGGCGGCTGAAGGTGGCGGCTGATGGCGGTGAAGTGGTGGAACTTGGAGAGAAGATTGGGGATTTGATTGCGAATATGACGTATAGAATGCTATTTGGGGGTTTTCGGAATAGCGATAGATTTGATTTGAAGAGCATTGTACAGGAAATAGTGCGATTGGTTGGAGCATTTAATATTGCTGATTACGTGCCTTTTCTTGAGCCTTTTGATCTTCAGGTATTGTACTTATCTAGGGATAAATTTAAAAATACCTAGACCTAGAAgcgatcattcaaaaatagctataatttcaaaagtaattttAATCAAAtcacttttcatataaagataaatttggacgaaaacactgttcaatattcaaaaaatactccagtataatatatagtatactggaactccagtataatatatttgagttccagcataagtatactagacttccaacataatatactggagctccagtataatatatcgatccaacataatatgctggaactttccgcgtgttggagttccagcataatatactggaagttcatcCACAGGTGCATcgatctccaatatattatgttggaacttttcgtgttgcaaaaaaagtggctatttttcaatgaccaaTCCGAAAATAGACTAGATCGTGCTATTTTAAGTATCTAGTACTAAAGCCAGTGCTGAGCCCAGGCCCAAGATCAAGGCAATAAAGTCCATCATAATAGTtttacttaataataataataataataataataataataataataacaataataataacaataataataataataataataataataataataataataatcatcgcTTCTTAAccatttattattcattatttatattttctgaTCATATCATTAgataatttattaaaagaaaatatttataagaAAACAATTGTGCTAAGGAATAAGCATATATCAAAGGGGCAAAGGTAACTTGATATTTAGTAACATAATTTAAAGTATGCAAAATGATTCCAAACGGACTATAACCATAGATTAAAGaagatattttaatattttatgaattttcgAGCATATAATTTCTAATTAGAGGTAGAAATAAAGAagatattttaattgattattttggtATTTATTGATTAACTATTCATAATTTCATGTGACCATAGTTTATGCTAGAAAAAATATGGTGATTAAAGCCTAGGTTTAGATGAAATTCAGAAAAATCCAAATTCATTAAAACAAAGTCGAAGAATTAACTTAGTTTGTCATTAACTCATTAATgctttaattttaaaagaaaattttgcTACCCAACCAATTAAGaattatatgatttctgaaaaattaaattattttaagaaaaaaatgtatCTTTGTTTCAATAGCATGTGACTATCAACAATATTTAATAAATGTGAGATTACAAGTTGATCACCCGCTAAGCATCTCTCCCTTTTCCTCTGTTATATTCCCACTTAATTAAGtaaatagaataaaatttaaatattttttattctattttcaAGATTCTAAtatattaattttgaaaaatttttgaaatttattttctatTGTATGAGTAAATCACTAAatctaaatttatattttcaaaataatttttcaattaaAAATAAGTTCGAAGAGaaatttaattataaatttagaattactattaatatataattttaattatagttttgaaatttattttctatTGTATAATTGAGTAAATCACTAAATCTAAATttatattgtaaaaataatttttctattaaaaataaGTTCGAAGAGaaatttaattataattttagaaTTACTATCAAAATTTAATTGACATAGTACTCTCCCAATATCAAATGAGTTCTTCAAGGTTATTGTTATCAACATTTTAGATTTATCTTTGTGCATAATTATTCACCATCATTCacaacttttaaagtattttaaGGGCTCAAagtttaatatatttatcaaattAAATATAGGAACctaagcaaaaaaaaataaaaaaaataaagtagggGCAAAATACTTATGGTACATACTTCACTTGTAAAAAATTAGGTTAAGGAGCTATGTATTACTAAAAAGGATTTGAAAGTATCTACTTTAGTATATGAAGTAATAAATAACAAATACAATGATATATTTGGAAGAGCAAACCCTTTTGGTTGGCAAGCTAACAAGATAGTTACAATGTAACTAAGGATTACAAAACTCTTTACATGGTCTCATATATATTACTATCTAGTACTAATACTATTATTGGGCTTAATTCTGTTGTCTcagtttgttttgattttttaccATTGATTGGACAAAATTTGGAAGTATGATTGTTCGATATTGCTAAAAATATgtagaaaatatatcaaaaatgtaTATTGTTCAAAAAGTAAAGTATAAAGTCGATTAATTATGAGCATAACAACAAATTTTCATAACGGAAAAGGGCTTAAACTACCCCTATTATTTACTAAATAGTTTATAAATATTCTCCGTCCATTTATTCGTCTGAAAAAGCACACAACGTTATTTATATACCTAAAACTACCCATTCTTTTAACGGTAGAAGATGTGGGGCCCACTTTTAATGCGTTGGCAACATTTTATTGGACCACGTGGCTCCTGGTTTCACTTCATACATATGGGTATACTATACTCGCCCCATTTGTTTGACCCGCcccattattttctttcttttttctttgctcTTTTTCCTTATCACTCAATACTCCTAGTCCCACCCACCAGATCCCCTCCCCTCCCCGGCCCCCTTTTTCTTCTACCTGTCTTGAAAAGAAAATCAACAATAATGTCATCTTCCTTCAATCCACTCTCCTTCCTCACAATTTTCAGTTTACTAATCTCATTTTTCACTTTACAAATCATCTCCACCATTACAGCTGCACATCCCTCTTTTCCTATAGCCGTCATCCTCCCTTTTTCTCCTACACAAAAAATAACCTTTTTCTACCCAAAAACAGTCGCAAAACCACcgaaaaatacctcaaacaacctTCAAATGCAGCTGGTACGTGCCACCGTGCAACAGCTCCAAAACACCACCCCATTTTAGCCATGTAACTATCCATTTTCTCCAGATCTTAGCCTTCTAACACCACCAAAAACCAGTCATTTAAACATCTCCATAACCATCAAGAAATTCAGCCAGTTTCCTCCCGCGAAACAGTCACAACACCACCAAAAACGCACCACTGCCAAAACCAAACCATCGACTTTCTTCAAAACAAGATTTGAAAACTCACTTTCTTCACCACTAGTCagtggcggatccaggattttaaagttatgggtgcTTGCCgataaaaacttcaaaaaaaaaggaaaaataaatttacTTATGGGTGCTCGCTCAATATTTATCTAAATATTTGTAAGGTTACctatataaatttattaatataATCAAAGTTAATGGGTGCTTAAGCACCCACAACTCCCTACGTGCATCCGCCACTGCCACTAGTAATTGATTTTTTGAGTTGGGTTTCAAGTAGCCAAGTCAAGCGAGGTCTTTGGTGAGCTTTTTGGTTTGCGATTTCCGGTCATAATCCCCATCCAGTCAAGGTggtaagaaagaaagaaaaaaatagtaaagaaaaaaagaaaataatggggCGGGTTAAATAATGGGGCATGTCAAACAAATAGGATGGGTATATTATACCCATATATATGAAGTGAAACCAGGAGCCACGTGGCCCAATAAAATGTTGCCAATGCATTAAAAGTGAGCCCCACGTCTGTTACCGTTAAAAGGAGGGGTAATTTTAGGTATATAAATAACGTTGTATGCTTTTTCAGACGAATAGATGGACGAAGGGTATTTGTAAACCATTTAATAAACAATAAGGGGTAGTTTATGCCCTTTTTCGTTTTCATAATAACATTTATGTTATCAAAGTTTTTAAGTAGAGAAAATTACAGAAgctataaaatatttaaaaagaaaatttaaaaaatattacgTTCTCACGTATAAAATTTGAGAACCAAAAGAACGCAATGCATTTTTTACTTTTATAAGGTGTAAGCTGCGGGCGTAGCTAGAAAAGTTGTTTCTATACGcagaggcggagctaggatttGGGCCTTTTGGGTTCAGAATTATAATCCTTTTAAGTTATTGGGTACTAAATTAATAATTCGTACATATTCATTGgatttcttaatacaaatacagAGTTTGaataaaagctactgggttcgacCGAACCCGCAACTAACACTGTGGCTCTGCCCCTAGCCACACGGGTTTGAGTAGAAATAACCTCTctcagaaatgcaaggtaagactgcgtacaatagactaACACTTTCTCGGACCACGCGCATAACGGAAGTTTAGTACACCGAGCTGCTCTTTTAAGGTGTAGGGGGCGCGATTAGTCTAAGGCATAGAGGGTTCGTAGGTCGAGGGACGAATGTCTCCgcatattctttttcttttgtcttttttttttgcgTTAGATTGGATTTAAGTAGTAGTCAACGTAACATGATATTTACATTTCTGCCAATGCTATGCAGTATTAAATTTGATATTCAACATTTTACTTACACGCAGTTTATGCTTTTGATAATTCAACAAATTACTGTGATGTTTGTGCTTTTCCTATCGACATAATGATTAGTGATAGTTGTGAAGTACTACTGTATGATTATATGGCATTTTTAGAAAATATCGTCATGCTTCAACTACTGATGTGTAATTAATGCTCAACATGCAATGAATAAGATTTACCTTTTGATATCCAAGAGATGAATTGGTGGATTCTATTTTGGATTAAAAATTGTTCGTGTTATATAATTTCTGAAACAATGAATGTTCAGGGCTTGAATAAGCAATTGAAGGAAACTGGAAAGGCTTTTCAGAAAGTAATTGATACCATAATCAATGAGCATGAGCAAGATGCAAGGGATGGTACTCACAAAGGTAGCAAGGATCTTGTTGATGTCATGTTATCACATCAAAATAGTCCGAAATCCTACTCGATTGATCATGCAACCATGAAAGCCATCCTTTCTGATATGATCGTTGGAGCTATTGATACTTCACACACTTGGATTGAATGGGCTTTTGCAGAAATTGTTAAGCATTCAAGAGTAATGAACAAACTCCAGGAAGAGT harbors:
- the LOC107790839 gene encoding cytochrome P450 CYP736A12-like, whose amino-acid sequence is MFSIYISFFSIFLGFLLYFIHLRWKAEPENVHRKLPPGPRGLPIIGNLHMLGTLPHRTLYDLSKKYGPIMFLKLGNVPMVVVSSPETAELILKTHDAVFASRPKLKAVEYLSDGTKGLAFAPSGPQWRNARKFCTQELLTANKIESFARMRKEEIGVLVRRLKVAADGGEVVELGEKIGDLIANMTYRMLFGGFRNSDRFDLKSIVQEIVRLVGAFNIADYVPFLEPFDLQGLNKQLKETGKAFQKVIDTIINEHEQDARDGTHKGSKDLVDVMLSHQNSPKSYSIDHATMKAILSDMIVGAIDTSHTWIEWAFAEIVKHSRVMNKLQEELISVVGLDRMVEEQDLPKLEYLELVLKETFRLHPVATLLVPRESMEDVVINGHYIPRRSRVMINCWALGHDPKIWSDNVEEFVPERFIGKNIDLRGHDFHLLPFGYGRRSCPGMNLGLITVKLIVAQLVHCFNWDLPEGMLHGDLDMTEKFGLAAPRAQNLLVIPTYRLHS